The following proteins come from a genomic window of Panicum hallii strain FIL2 chromosome 8, PHallii_v3.1, whole genome shotgun sequence:
- the LOC112903096 gene encoding uncharacterized protein LOC112903096: MKTEEWIELVKYWCDPKNQEKSAKNKVNRSKVQLHQKTGSRSYIAYRYSLRPKYNNSDPDAVEFFGECMKSSKNGRTPLANEIYERMVAEKDREPEEGEEKNLPPRLLMKLLARSAAHPHFFLTLVPLDHQRMLSPHQQQHKHASELSLRQPSKLKERKLLGSGKSCRHNFKLSRTHLKKTKTCCGRPKRK, from the exons ATGAAGACAGAGGAGTGGATCGAGCTCGTAAAGTACTGGTGTGACCCAAAGAATCAG GAGAAATCTGCGAAGAATAAAGTAAACCGATCCAAGGTGCAGCTTCACCAAAAAACTGGTTCTAGGTCCTACATAGCCTATCGATACAGCCTG AGGCCTAAGTACAACAACAGCGATCCAGATGCTGTAGAGTTCTTTGGGGAATGTATGAAAAGTTCCAAAAATGGTCGCACTCCTCTTGCCAATGAAATATAT GAACGGATGGTGGCAGAGAAGGATAGAGAgccagaagaaggagaagaaaaaaatCTCCCACCAAGATTGTTGATGAAACTCTTAGCGAGATCAGCCGCTCATCCACATTTCTTCCTAACATTGGTGCCCCTCGACCATCAAAGAATGCTCAGTCCTCATCAACAGCAGCACAAGCACGCATCCGAGCTGAGTTTGAGGCAACCCTCCAAGCTGAAAGAGAGGAAGCTGCTAGGAAGCGGGAAGAGTTGCAGGCACAACTTCAAGCTCAGCAGGACGCACTTGAAGAAAACCAAAACTTGCTGCGGCAGACCCAAGAGGAAGTGA